Proteins found in one Phoenicibacter congonensis genomic segment:
- the leuS gene encoding leucine--tRNA ligase: MKEYNPSVVEESIQAAWEAEGANHVDENSTKPKKYILEMFPYPSGDIHMGHVSNYTYGDCLARYWRMCGFEVLHPIGWDAFGLPAENAAIKHNTHPSKWTYSNIDTQLASFKRMGFSYDWDRIVRTCDPEYYKWGQKLFLEFWKKGLVERRESPVNWCPKCKTVLANEQVTEGVCWRCSSVVEKRNLTQWYFKITDYAEELLDDLEKLPGWPANVKQQQANWIGKSEGANVDFVVEPLDGVTTPADGETITVFTTRADTLFGCSFFVLAPEYAGLHDLVHGTDKESEVIEFAEKAAKVSAVERAQGDHEKHGVFTGRYVKNPVNGELVPVWVADYVVADYGTGAVMAVPCGDQRDFEFAKKYDLPIIPIILKEDDPLFEQLHGEKNRVVTSVDWEQAMEAEGVLVQSGDFTGLVGGKHSEGEKKIVDFLEEKKAGHRTTEYRLRDWLISRQRYWGNPIPAIHCEKCGVVPVPEKDLPVLLPEDIDLSNGETLATHKSFAECTCPVCGAPAHRETDTMDTFTCSSWYYLRYADPHNDKEPFSPELANKWLPVDQYIGGIEHAILHLLYSRFFTKVCRDLGMVDFDEPFENLLCQGMVLDSNGEVMSKSKGNVVSPEEMIKKYGADAVRAAVLFMGPPDKEKLWNEDGLAGMLKFLKRVWRQVYDLKGNAGEETFFEETQAGKAEVTAKDLIRVRHATVKKVTEDFKRNNFNTAIASIMELSNAIGAFLRSNSKNLRENDKQLKDLCDDVAETIVELLFPMTPHFCDQLYRDLIKTGGRATEATWPSFDEALCVADEVEIAVQLLGKVKARIMIPADCEKETAIARAKEAISQDLEGKTVVKEIFVPGRLVNVVAK, translated from the coding sequence ATGAAAGAATACAATCCGTCAGTTGTTGAGGAATCAATCCAAGCTGCGTGGGAAGCGGAAGGTGCTAACCATGTAGACGAGAACTCCACCAAGCCAAAAAAATACATCCTCGAGATGTTTCCATATCCATCGGGAGACATCCACATGGGGCACGTTTCAAACTACACCTATGGAGACTGTCTTGCTCGCTATTGGAGAATGTGTGGTTTTGAGGTTTTGCATCCAATTGGTTGGGACGCTTTTGGTTTGCCTGCCGAAAACGCCGCTATTAAGCACAACACTCATCCATCAAAATGGACCTATTCCAACATAGACACCCAGCTTGCAAGTTTTAAACGAATGGGTTTTTCCTATGATTGGGATCGCATAGTTCGCACTTGCGACCCAGAGTATTACAAATGGGGACAAAAGCTCTTCTTAGAATTTTGGAAGAAAGGCCTCGTAGAAAGGCGTGAATCTCCAGTCAATTGGTGCCCAAAATGCAAGACTGTCCTTGCTAACGAGCAGGTTACAGAGGGCGTTTGTTGGCGTTGCTCAAGCGTTGTTGAAAAGCGAAATTTAACTCAGTGGTATTTCAAAATCACCGATTATGCAGAAGAATTGCTTGACGATCTCGAAAAACTTCCTGGTTGGCCTGCAAACGTAAAGCAGCAGCAAGCAAACTGGATTGGCAAGAGCGAAGGCGCTAATGTTGACTTTGTTGTTGAGCCATTAGATGGGGTTACTACTCCTGCTGACGGTGAGACAATCACGGTATTCACTACCCGCGCCGACACATTGTTTGGATGTTCTTTCTTTGTCTTGGCTCCAGAATATGCAGGGTTGCATGATCTTGTTCATGGCACTGATAAAGAATCCGAAGTGATTGAGTTTGCAGAGAAAGCTGCAAAAGTTTCGGCGGTTGAACGTGCTCAAGGAGACCATGAAAAACATGGTGTTTTCACTGGACGTTATGTTAAAAATCCAGTCAACGGGGAGCTTGTTCCTGTGTGGGTTGCTGATTATGTTGTTGCTGATTATGGTACTGGTGCTGTTATGGCAGTTCCTTGTGGTGACCAACGTGACTTTGAATTTGCAAAAAAATATGACCTTCCAATAATTCCTATTATTTTGAAGGAAGATGACCCTCTGTTTGAACAGTTACATGGAGAAAAAAATCGAGTAGTTACTTCTGTTGACTGGGAACAGGCAATGGAAGCTGAAGGCGTGCTAGTTCAATCTGGTGATTTTACTGGCCTTGTTGGCGGCAAGCATTCTGAAGGTGAGAAAAAAATCGTCGATTTCCTGGAGGAGAAAAAGGCGGGCCACAGGACGACGGAATATCGTTTGCGCGATTGGCTCATTTCACGCCAGCGTTATTGGGGCAACCCTATTCCTGCAATCCATTGTGAAAAGTGTGGTGTTGTTCCTGTTCCAGAAAAAGATTTGCCAGTTCTTCTGCCTGAAGACATCGACTTGTCTAATGGTGAAACTCTTGCCACACACAAGTCTTTTGCAGAATGCACATGTCCAGTTTGTGGTGCGCCTGCACATCGCGAGACCGACACAATGGACACATTTACTTGCTCTAGCTGGTACTATTTGCGTTATGCTGACCCACACAATGACAAGGAACCATTTTCGCCTGAGCTTGCGAACAAATGGTTGCCAGTAGATCAATATATCGGTGGCATTGAGCATGCTATTTTGCATCTTCTCTATTCGCGCTTCTTCACGAAAGTCTGTCGCGATTTGGGTATGGTCGACTTTGATGAACCGTTTGAGAATCTTCTTTGTCAAGGAATGGTTCTTGATTCTAACGGTGAGGTAATGAGCAAGTCGAAGGGAAATGTCGTTTCTCCCGAGGAAATGATTAAGAAATATGGCGCTGATGCTGTGCGAGCTGCTGTTCTTTTTATGGGGCCTCCAGACAAAGAGAAACTCTGGAACGAAGATGGCCTTGCTGGGATGCTTAAATTCTTGAAACGAGTTTGGCGTCAAGTCTACGATCTCAAAGGAAATGCTGGAGAAGAGACTTTCTTTGAAGAGACCCAGGCAGGAAAAGCTGAAGTTACTGCAAAAGATCTCATTCGAGTTCGCCATGCAACTGTGAAAAAAGTTACGGAAGACTTTAAGCGAAACAATTTCAACACTGCGATTGCTTCAATCATGGAACTATCGAATGCAATTGGTGCTTTCCTACGTTCGAATTCTAAAAATTTGCGTGAAAATGACAAACAATTGAAAGACCTTTGCGATGATGTTGCAGAAACTATTGTCGAACTTTTGTTCCCGATGACACCTCATTTCTGCGATCAGCTCTATCGCGATTTAATTAAAACTGGGGGCAGAGCAACCGAGGCAACTTGGCCATCATTTGATGAGGCTCTTTGTGTTGCAGATGAAGTCGAAATTGCAGTCCAACTTCTTGGCAAGGTCAAAGCCAGAATCATGATTCCTGCTGACTGTGAGAAAGAGACAGCAATAGCGAGAGCAAAAGAGGCAATTTCGCAAGATCTCGAAGGTAAAACAGTCGTGAAAGAAATTTTCGTCCCTGGGCGATTGGTAAACGTCGTTGCAAAATAA
- the ngr gene encoding nigerythrin, translating into MKARAEMPSAANATNFNVVADTKTEAGTTLDNLKAAVCGETGASAKYAAFSAAAEQQGYSQLARLFKATSAAEQIHIKLETNEIKKKEPGYVAPEPPTGIETHETDVNLISGANGEIYETSDMYPTFIKVAQEEGDKAAELVFTRAKLAEAVHAELYLDAYNNIDNPDDDSYYLCPICGYIHKGDDFEKCPICFAPKQIHQKF; encoded by the coding sequence ATGAAAGCAAGAGCAGAAATGCCATCTGCAGCAAATGCAACAAACTTTAATGTAGTTGCTGACACTAAGACTGAGGCTGGGACTACCCTCGACAATTTGAAAGCAGCTGTTTGCGGCGAAACTGGAGCAAGCGCAAAATATGCAGCATTTTCTGCAGCAGCTGAGCAACAGGGCTATTCACAGCTTGCGCGTCTTTTCAAAGCAACAAGCGCAGCTGAGCAAATCCACATCAAACTTGAAACAAATGAAATCAAAAAGAAGGAACCAGGCTATGTGGCACCTGAGCCTCCAACCGGCATTGAAACACACGAAACAGATGTAAATCTCATTTCTGGAGCAAACGGCGAGATTTATGAGACTTCTGACATGTATCCAACTTTCATTAAAGTTGCTCAGGAAGAGGGCGACAAAGCGGCTGAGCTCGTCTTTACTCGTGCAAAACTTGCTGAGGCGGTTCATGCAGAACTCTATCTCGATGCCTACAACAACATCGACAATCCTGACGATGATTCCTATTATCTTTGCCCAATTTGTGGATATATTCACAAAGGCGACGATTTTGAGAAGTGCCCTATTTGCTTCGCTCCAAAACAAATACATCAGAAATTTTAA
- a CDS encoding IMP dehydrogenase, with product MAEYFEEQSRTFNEYLLVPGYSSSECIPAAVSLKTPLVKYKKGKEDCPICLASPMISAIMQSVSDDKMAVALAKEGGMSFIYGSQTIEDEAAMVRRVKDHKAGFVESDVNLKPDMTLSDVLALKERFGHSTMPVTSDGTSHGKLLGLVASRDYRPSRMDGTEKVETFMTPVEKLIMGNTDTTLKEANDIIWDHKLNTLPIVDKNGCLSSLVFRKDYDSHKSNPNELLDADKRFMVGAGINTRDYADRVPALVDAGVDVLCIDSSEGFSDWQKYTLQWIREHYGNDVKVGAGNVVDREGFRFLAENGADFIKIGIGGGSICITRETKGIGRGQATSVIEVAKARDEWFEETGEYIPICSDGGIVYDHHISLALAMGSDFVMLGRYFARFDESPSNKVMVNGNYMKEYWGEGSARARNWQRYDLGGEKKGLSFVEGVDSYVPYAGSLHDNMAVTLLKIKSTMCNCGALSIPEFQKKAKLTLVSSTSIVEGGAHDVTIRDSNTYASNAQLH from the coding sequence ATGGCTGAATATTTTGAAGAGCAATCACGCACATTTAATGAGTATCTTTTGGTTCCGGGCTATTCCTCTTCAGAGTGCATTCCTGCTGCTGTTTCTTTAAAAACACCTCTTGTTAAATATAAAAAAGGAAAGGAGGATTGCCCAATTTGTTTGGCTTCTCCTATGATTTCTGCAATCATGCAGTCTGTTTCAGATGACAAAATGGCTGTTGCTCTCGCGAAAGAGGGCGGAATGTCATTTATCTATGGATCTCAAACAATTGAGGATGAGGCTGCAATGGTCAGACGCGTTAAAGATCACAAGGCTGGTTTTGTTGAGTCGGACGTAAATCTAAAGCCTGACATGACACTCAGCGATGTGCTTGCTTTGAAGGAGCGTTTTGGCCACTCAACAATGCCAGTCACTAGTGATGGGACTTCTCATGGGAAGCTTTTGGGACTGGTGGCTTCGCGCGACTATCGTCCAAGCCGAATGGATGGAACAGAAAAAGTTGAAACGTTCATGACCCCTGTTGAAAAGCTCATCATGGGCAACACCGACACCACTTTAAAAGAAGCAAATGACATTATTTGGGATCATAAGCTAAACACTCTTCCAATTGTTGATAAAAATGGTTGCTTGTCATCACTTGTTTTTCGCAAAGATTACGACTCTCACAAATCAAATCCTAATGAGTTGTTGGACGCTGACAAACGATTTATGGTTGGTGCAGGAATCAACACTCGCGATTATGCCGATCGCGTCCCTGCGCTCGTCGATGCAGGAGTAGACGTGTTGTGCATTGATTCTTCGGAAGGTTTTTCTGATTGGCAAAAATATACTTTGCAATGGATTCGTGAGCATTATGGAAACGATGTCAAAGTAGGAGCTGGAAACGTTGTCGACAGGGAAGGTTTCCGTTTCCTTGCTGAAAATGGAGCAGACTTCATAAAGATTGGCATTGGCGGCGGTTCAATTTGCATCACTCGTGAAACAAAGGGAATTGGGCGTGGCCAGGCTACTTCCGTGATTGAAGTTGCAAAAGCACGTGACGAGTGGTTCGAAGAAACAGGTGAATACATTCCAATTTGCTCAGATGGTGGAATTGTGTATGACCACCACATTTCGCTTGCGCTTGCGATGGGAAGCGACTTTGTGATGCTTGGTCGTTACTTTGCCCGTTTCGATGAGTCTCCTTCAAACAAAGTTATGGTTAACGGAAATTACATGAAGGAGTATTGGGGCGAAGGTTCTGCCCGTGCTCGCAACTGGCAGCGCTATGACCTTGGTGGCGAGAAAAAAGGTCTTTCTTTTGTGGAGGGCGTTGATTCCTATGTTCCTTATGCTGGCTCTTTGCATGACAACATGGCAGTTACCTTGCTGAAAATTAAGTCAACTATGTGCAACTGCGGGGCGCTATCAATCCCTGAATTTCAGAAGAAAGCGAAACTCACTCTCGTTTCAAGCACGTCAATTGTTGAAGGCGGTGCTCACGACGTTACAATTCGCGATTCAAACACATATGCATCAAACGCACAGCTTCACTAG
- the yihA gene encoding ribosome biogenesis GTP-binding protein YihA/YsxC — MNFNKAKYTASYGVSSQLPVSKTCEVAFAGRSNVGKSSLLNSLLNRKNLAKVSSKPGKTATINFFDVDGVDFVDLPGYGFAKVSQSELDRWADLIEEYFNQERNLVLAVCLIDIRHDPSDLDFTMIQFLKDVDAPFAVVLTKADKLSKQKSNANKQRIMRLLELGRDVPVIVTSAEKKTGIDELRKLIEVRCA; from the coding sequence TTGAATTTCAATAAAGCAAAATATACGGCAAGCTATGGCGTTTCCTCTCAGTTGCCAGTAAGCAAAACTTGCGAAGTAGCATTTGCAGGAAGGTCAAATGTTGGCAAATCATCGCTTTTAAACTCGCTTTTGAACAGAAAAAACCTTGCAAAAGTTTCTTCGAAGCCTGGAAAAACTGCTACTATCAATTTCTTTGATGTTGATGGTGTCGATTTTGTTGATTTACCTGGATATGGATTTGCGAAAGTTTCGCAGTCTGAGCTCGATCGCTGGGCTGATTTAATCGAAGAATATTTTAATCAGGAACGTAATTTAGTGCTGGCAGTTTGTTTGATTGACATTCGTCATGACCCAAGCGATCTAGATTTTACGATGATTCAATTTTTAAAAGATGTTGATGCGCCTTTTGCAGTGGTTTTGACGAAAGCCGACAAGCTCAGTAAACAGAAGTCCAATGCGAATAAGCAACGCATTATGCGATTGCTTGAACTTGGAAGAGATGTGCCTGTGATTGTTACTTCTGCAGAGAAAAAAACGGGAATTGATGAGTTGCGCAAATTAATCGAAGTGCGCTGTGCATGA